ATGCATTTTTTAGCGAAATGTCGTGTACGGATGGTGAAATTTTCATGTATTGGAAATAATTGCCAGCATTTTTTTAAATGTCATGTACTGGATCCAATGGCCGTGCAGGCGTTTGCTGGGACTGCCTTTCCGATGAACATTCGCCCATTAGCATTTCTATTGTTTTTAAGTATATATAGATAGATGTTCTAGGGGAGTGAGTTAATTGCACGGAACTACCACACTTCGGCACGTTGCAATGAATTGGTACCACTAGTCACATTTTTTGCAAGTCAGTACCAACTCTTGGCCTAAGTGTTGCAAAATGGTCTGACAGCCGTATAAGCAAGTATTGATAGTGTATCTGACCGAGCGGCCCCACCTGTCAGGTCATACACTCGCCAACCCGCGCGCGCCACTCCGCTGACTAGGACGAAGCTGGCTCGGTCGTTGTAACTGGCTGGGCCGGGTCAAACCGAGCCACCCGCCACACTCTCTCTGTCGGttcgccgcctcgccctcatctcTCCCTTTCACCGCCGCTCACCTCGTAGTCCGTCGCCACCACCGCCACACCATGGTGTTCGAGGATGAGAGGAGCGACGACTACTCCAGCCTGCAGTACATCAAATCCTCTAATGACGGTATGCAGTACCAGGTCAGTGGtagagctagggttagggttatggttTCTGATTTTGGAGTTTGGTTTTTTGATTTGCCGTTTTTAGTTTATTTTGCTCCTATAGATTCCTGCTAGCATTGAAGACCAAGACTACATGGGCATCGAGACAGCACCCCAGGGTTTTTGCGTGGAGCATCGGCTGCCAGTTGAGCTTCGTGTAGCCTTTGAAGGATTTGAGACGGACACGAGGTTTCTAGTTTGTGCTCAGCCCGTAAGAATCATTCACATATTTTGTTCTTTGTATTAAAATTGGTAGTAACTTCTGTAGGCATTTGCTTAGTCATTTAGTGTAGCCTCTGTTTAGTCACTTAGTGTAGCCTCCCTTTAGTCATTTAGTAGTACTGATGATGGTCATTGTTTAGTCATTTAGTAGTATTGATGCTCACTTTAACAGGTTGTGTAGGCATGTCTCATGCTTTTTCTGTGTAATTAAATAGGCCACTAGATGTTACTATTATATTTGGCCAAGAGCTTAGTTAGTAGTGGAGATGCTCATTTTTAGTAATTTAGTAGTATTGATGCTCACTTGAACAGGTTGTGTAGGCATGTGCTCATGCATTTTTCTGTGTAGTTAAATTGGCCACTAGatgttagtactccctccgtcccaaaattcttgtcttagatttgtctaaatacggatgtatcaagtcacgttttagtattagatacatctgtatatagactaatctaagacaagaattttgggacgaagggagtattaTATTTGGCCAGGAGCTTAGTTAGCAGTGGAGATGCTCATTGTTTAATTGAGTCAAGTAGGTGATTCACTAGAGTAGATGCTCAAAGTTGAGTGCTTCATAGTTATTGGTCTTTATTGTTTATTGcagtagaatttttcatggaccTTAGGTTGCAGTAGAATTATCATTGTTTAGTTGGCCACATGCCTAGGTTCTAGGTGCTATGTTGTTTCCTGACGTTTAAATTTTTCCCTTTGTAAATTGGAATTCTGTAGAGAGTAACAATATAAGTGTTTGCTATATTGCAGGAAGGTCGGAATTGTGGTTTTCTTGGGTGGGTTGACCCAAAGTGACCTCCCACAATGCAGAATGCATTGTTGAAGCTTTGGGAAACGTATTAAGACAATAGGAGTGATAGGAGGAAGGATAACCTGGAGAGTTCACTTACTATTCACCATCTTAAAGAAGAGAAAAAGAATCTGGATGCCAACTATGACAGACTAGTTGAAGATGTTCAAACTTCTCAATGCCCAGGAGGACATGGTGCTGCATTTCAGCTATGTGCAGGCTAAGATGTAGGGTGCTAAGGAGAGCAGAGCTGAGGTTACCAGTGCAGCTGTGACCGGTATGAAGACTGAGATGGAGAAGAAAGAGGCAGAGAACTTGAAGCTGCAAGAGAAGTACGTAGTGCTTACGAACCTGGTAGAAGCTCAAGGTAGTGTCATCAGGAACCTGAAGATGAATCATTTGAAACAGAAGGAAAAGCTAAGTGAATACAATAGAAATTTGAAGGTTTAGGTTGATGAACTCATCAAGTCTGAGAAAAACTCACTGAAGAGAATCTGCTGCTAAACCTTCACATGGGTGATCTCAAGAAGGGACGTGAGAATCTCATTAAACGCAGAGATGAGCTCAAGCTCTAGATTGCTGATTAGTTGAAGGCAGCGAAGAAGGATAAACAGAAGTTGAAGGTGATCCAGGACATTTTGGAGGAATGAGctagatgaagatgaagatgaactGAGTAGGTGAAGAAGAGTATGCTTTGCTAAACTTTTGTGAAGGATGGTGGTGTAGTGAAGTGTAATGTATGGATCTATTAGTTGTGAACTATGTTGAACTCCAGTATGCTATGATCAGTAGCTATGTTGTAATGTAAGAATCTATTAATTATGCAGCTGTAAGAATCTATGGTTTGTAAGAATCTATTAATTATGCTCAAGTATGCTATGTAAGATGTTTCAAGTTATATATCTTGATCTATGTTGCTTTGATAAATGGTTGATAGATGTGGTAGAAGTTATATATatcatgatatatgttgctttgatAGATGGATGCCAGATGGTGGTTGAATTTATATATATCTTGATAGATGGTGGTAATTAGGGTACCCTCGACGTCGAGCCCCCCTAGACTCAAGTAGATTGGTGATTAGGGTTTCCTCAATGCCGAGACCCCCCAACCCAAGTACTTTGGTGATTAGGATTCCTTCGACGCCGACACCCCCTAAACCCAAGTATTTTTGTAATTAGGGTTCCCTCGATGTCGAGACCCCCTAAACCCAAGTAGTTTGGTGATTACGGTTCCCTCGACGCCGAGCCCCCCCAAGCCCAAGTACTTTGGTGATTACGGTTCCCTCGACGCCGGGACCCCCCAAACCCAAGTACTTTGGTGATTAGGATTCTCTCGACGCCGAGACCCCCCCAAACCCAAGTACTTTGGTGATTAGGGTTCCCTAGACGCCGAGACCCCCTAAACCCAAGTACTTTGGTGATTAGGGTTCCCTCGACACCGAGACCACCTAAACCCAAGTACTTTGGTCATTAGGGTTCCCTCGACGCCGAGACCCCCTAAACCCAAGTACTTTGGTCATTAGGGTTCCCTCGACGCCGAGACCCCCTAAACTATAAGCAAATATCAAACTTACTACAAACAAATATCATATGAAACTACAAGCAAATATCAAACTTACTACAGAAAAATATAATATGCAAATATCAAACTTAGTACACAATAAACATTGCTCATATGAGACTTTGTACACATATAGCAAACTTAGTACTCATCACAACATACATTGTTCATAGGTAACATTGGTCATAGCTAACATTGTTCATAGCAAACCATACTAGTTCAGAAGGATAACCCAGAAGCACAAATAACTTGCACCATCGTGTCACTAAAGTGTTAACACTGGCAGTAAAAAATGCCATCCATCCAGAATGATTTCTTGGGCCACCGGAAGTAGGAGGGGCACCAGAAGTGGCAGGACCAGAAGATGAAGCTCCATCAGCAAATCTTGGGGCAGTGAAAGGCCTTGGAACCCTTGTAGTAGGATATCTTATACCCCTAGTTGACCTTGCAGCACCAGATCTGGCAGGTGGAGGCTGTGAACTTCCTTGTGGCTTCTATGATCTTCCTGTTTGCCGTTGTGATCTTGCAGGTGGCTAATGTGATCTTCTTGTTTGCTGATGTGATCTTGTAGGTGGCTATTGTGATCTTGCAGGTGGAGTAACTTCAGCTTCATTCCTTGATCTTGCAGGTGCCTTGCAAAAAAGGAAACATGGTAGTAGTCAAAATTTAAAAAATGCAAACCATTTTACAAGGAGTATTAACAAGGGTTTACCACATGCCTGTTTTTCCTCATAACCAACTCTGGTCTCAACTGTTGCTTGCAGTTGGTGTACCTATGGCCTTGGAGCCCACAATTACTGCATGTTATAGTGGCCATTCTAGAACTGTCCTTGGAGCCCACAAACCTACCCTTTATCCTCTTATGTTTCTTTCTTCCTCTTTTCACATGAATTCAGGTGGCTCTATGTCTGGTCCAGTTGTCTTTGTCCAATCATGTTCACCAGGAATAGGAAATACCATAGGTTCATATGCTGCCAGGTAAAAAAGTTTTTTCAAGAATTTACACATGTAGTCCTTCGGAAATCTTTTTGCCTTATTAATTGCTGATATTGCATGGTTGCATGGTATGCCCGACAGGTCCCATTTTCTACAACCACATGTATGAAGTTCCAAGTTTACTGCATGTGTTTGCTGCCCACAGGTCACTTGCCAATGATTTACACCAGCTTGAATGGTTTGCATAATCTGGCCCTTTCATTTTCCACCTCTAGCTTCTCAGCATAATGTGGTGCGATCTCCCACGGAGCCGCCTTTCCTCTCTCTCTATTCCTATGCCACCTCACCATCTGCTTGTCCTtatgtaacgcccatgatgcggctatatctcccacgtgtcgaggcacgacttagaggcataaccgcatagtggttttgtcgcaagaagggtcatcttcacacaatcccatgtaatgaacaagaatgggataaagagttggcttacaatcgccacttcacacaatacataaatatcatcatacatcatccaaaatacaatcatatagaccgactacggtcaaaatccagatgaaaataagacaaccccaaatgctagatccccgatcgtcccaactgggctccactactgatcatcaggaaaagacacataataacgaccacgttcctcgtcgaactcccacttgagatcgacgccatcatctgcactggcatcgtcggcacctgcaactagttttggaagtatctgtgagtcacggggactcagcaatctcacacccgcgagatcaagactatttaagcttaaagggggGGATGGTGcaaaaggtggagctgcagcggcaaaagcatatatggtagctaacttgcgcaaaagagagcgagaagagaagcaaaggaacggacgtcatctagcaaagaccaagaagaggtcctgaacacctacttacgtcatacattacacagaccgtgttcacttcccggactccgccgagaagagaccatcacggctacacacgcacttggtgtattttaattgagtcaagtgacaagttatctacaaccggatattaacaaattcccatctgcctcataaccgcgggcacggctttcgaaagataataccctgcaggggtgtcccaacttagcccatcataagctctcacggtcaacgaaggataaaccttctcccggaaagacccgatcagtctcggaatcccggtttacaagacatctcgacgatggtaaaacaagaccagcaaagccgcccgaatgtgccgacaaatcccgataggagctgcacatatctcgttctcagggcataccggataagtcaagctacgagtaaaaccagacctcgagtttccccgaggtggccccgcaggctgctcggttcggaccaacactcgaaggagcactggccgggggggggggttaaaataagatgaccctcgggctcgcgaaaacccgggcgaaaaggcttaggcggcaaatagtaaaaccaaagttgggccttgctggaggagttttattcaaggcgaactgtcaagggggtcccataaatcacccgacggcgtaaggaacgcaaactcaaggaacataatcctggtataacagtaactagggcggcaagagtggaacaaaacaccaggcataaggccgagccttccaccctttaccaaaatatatagatgcattaattaaataagagatattgtgatatcccaacatatccatgttccgacatagaacaaacttcaacttcacctgcaactagcaacgctataagaggggctgagaaaaagcggtaacatagccaaacaacggtttgctaggaaaggatgtttagggctgacatggctaaaataggagacatgatatagcaagtgataggtagcgagcatggcaatagagcgaacaactagcatagcaaagatagaagtgatttcgaggggtggtcatcttgcctgcaagattctcagagttgtcgaaagcttgatcctcgtaagcgtactcgacaggttcctcgttcacgaactcgtctcccggctctacccaagacaagaacacaaacaaacgaaaccacaatcaacaacgagaaatgcacaagcaacatgatgcaaaatatgtatgatatgcaagatatgatatgcgatgcatatgcgtgctccggaaggaaaatgatgaacatggcagtaacttggcaaaccaagcatgccactggaaagattggatgatttcggtcgaaatcgatttaaagatcaccggaatcggatgcacggtttgcaaatggcaagcaaaacaagaatgacactaatctgcgaaaaacagcaagatagcacttcaAATGCAACCAGCAACattgctacagcaccccaacatagcaacaaagcacatggtagTAATGTACAGGAGGTGCtagacaaaagatgaacactgagctacggctagttcacaacatatcaagctcaaacaagcatggcaaaagtgcaaaagattacaggttcaccgacttagtgaaaaactggacatggcagaaatcagcatcaggtagcaatgttcagagcacgaaatcaacatggtacaagaacttaacatagcaaaacaaggcatggtagtgttctactaaatgcacatgacaataGTCCCTTACTGCCATAAGGCAAAAAGGTACAGAAGCtgtgatggcaagcatgtaaacatagcaagtttcgttatcaggtttcagacttaccagaaaacagagcatggcagaaatattaatatgtaggcctctttgtgagcttgatgcactcactacagagcaatgcatgacaaaccaagcatacctatagcaagatggcatgtttatgaagctatccatggcaagagcaattGCATAATATGTATTGACCAACTACAGTAAGCTTGGCAAGTTTgcaaatcatgttaagaatctgccagaaatattttatagcaaaagtagagaaagattgagtcatgctatggtactctaaaattgcaaaaaattgcaggaatggatcaattacaaatATAGCTACAAAATATcgttactgaacatctccaaaatatgcatggatctctctgtagtatcaagtttacatggcaacaaaattacagcagacaaagacttagagaaatcactaagtccctgaaatcagaattattacgggacctagtttgcatgcttatgctagtcaccacagagatcacaaaaatacatggactataccactggaaagatggcatggcatacctcaaaacacatgtagagctcatgctcaaaagatgcacagattaaatgatacaaaaatgacaactctccaagttctgataagaaccagagattaacagcaactagccctcttccaacgaagatttgggcatcaagatgacctctaatgaaaatggttgaattgaacaaaatgaatagcatcacgagacgaacaatttgacatattatacgcgcgaatcgaagctacatgcacaaagttatcgcatcagAAACATGAGTACTTGCTGAAGTTTTCCTGGGACTTGGAAgaaatttgggggggggggtacgAGAGAAAGTCAACGGGCACAGTGTCgttaccagatcggatcgggccggCTCCTCGAGCTCGCTCGGGCGCTCGCCGGCCggagagggaggggcggcgccggcgcgggggaaggagaggaggaggcgcggGGAGGAGGCGGTTGCCGGCGGGGGCGGCTGTCGCCGGAGGCGGCGATGCCCGGCGGcgggcgccgcggcggcggccggcggtgatggcggcggcggcgggccggccggcggcgggagaggcggcggaggcgcggtgcgggcgcgggctcgggcggcggcgcaactcgggccgcgggggccggaaacgggcctgcgggccggcggcggcggcggttggacgttgtccggcgcggacggacgcgtccggcggcgcggtgggaaaaacgctagggttcgtctgcgaatccgtttttcgggatgcccacatataaataggtagag
This sequence is a window from Aegilops tauschii subsp. strangulata cultivar AL8/78 chromosome 7, Aet v6.0, whole genome shotgun sequence. Protein-coding genes within it:
- the LOC109769283 gene encoding uncharacterized protein — translated: MVFEDERSDDYSSLQYIKSSNDGMQYQIPASIEDQDYMGIETAPQGFCVEHRLPVELRVAFEGFETDTRFLVCAQPGAKESRAEVTSAAVTGMKTEMEKKEAENLKLQEKYVVLTNLVEAQGSVIRNLKMNHLKQKEKLSEYNRNLKV